The following are encoded in a window of Cupriavidus oxalaticus genomic DNA:
- a CDS encoding Zn-dependent hydrolase, with translation MSQTTASLGQAILDHADQLARFSDMEGGLTCAYLTPAHRAAQDQLAQWMEAAGMAVRIDAIGNVIGRYAADPAVTDARVLMTGSHFDTVRNGGRYDGRLGILLPIAVVDALNRAGIRLPYHFEVVGFAEEEGLRFKTSFLASSVLADRFDPALLARVDADGITLAEALAISGLPGAGDPQALRAAALDPATLLGFVEVHIEQGPVLLHHDLPLGVVTQIAGSSRFQVRVEGQASHAGTTPMGMRKDAAAGAAEMILLVEERCAAAPTLVGTVGQLQVPNGSSNVIPAACTFSMDIRAGADDIREAAIADIVAGIERIAARRGLSAQVERVPPVNNAPCARWLMDQFGAVLKKRGMEAFELPSGAGHDAMMMHRITDVAMLFVRCGNGGISHNPLETITAEDAQLAAEVFVDFLRHFQPLG, from the coding sequence ATGTCCCAGACCACCGCTTCCCTCGGCCAGGCCATCCTCGACCACGCCGACCAGCTCGCCCGCTTCTCCGATATGGAAGGCGGCCTGACCTGCGCCTACCTGACACCGGCGCACCGTGCCGCGCAGGACCAGCTGGCGCAGTGGATGGAAGCCGCGGGCATGGCGGTGCGCATCGACGCCATCGGCAATGTCATCGGCCGCTACGCCGCCGACCCCGCCGTCACCGATGCCCGCGTGCTGATGACCGGCTCGCACTTCGATACGGTGCGCAATGGCGGCCGCTATGACGGGCGCCTCGGCATCCTGCTGCCGATTGCCGTGGTGGACGCGCTGAACCGGGCCGGGATCCGCCTGCCGTACCACTTCGAGGTGGTGGGATTCGCCGAGGAGGAAGGGCTGCGCTTCAAGACCAGCTTCCTGGCCAGCAGCGTGCTGGCGGACCGCTTCGATCCCGCGCTGCTGGCCCGCGTCGACGCGGACGGCATCACGCTGGCCGAGGCGCTGGCCATCTCCGGCCTGCCCGGTGCGGGCGACCCGCAAGCGCTGCGCGCGGCGGCGCTCGATCCGGCGACGCTGCTGGGCTTTGTTGAAGTGCATATCGAACAGGGACCGGTGCTGCTGCACCACGACCTGCCGCTGGGCGTGGTCACGCAGATTGCCGGCAGCAGCCGCTTCCAGGTCCGGGTGGAAGGCCAGGCCAGCCATGCCGGAACGACGCCGATGGGCATGCGCAAGGACGCCGCCGCGGGTGCGGCCGAGATGATCCTGCTGGTGGAAGAGCGCTGCGCCGCCGCGCCCACGCTGGTCGGCACCGTCGGCCAGCTGCAGGTGCCGAATGGATCGAGCAACGTGATCCCGGCGGCCTGCACCTTCTCGATGGACATCCGCGCAGGCGCCGACGACATCCGCGAGGCAGCCATCGCCGACATCGTTGCCGGCATCGAACGGATCGCCGCACGGCGCGGGCTGTCGGCTCAGGTCGAGCGCGTGCCGCCGGTCAATAACGCGCCCTGCGCCCGCTGGCTGATGGACCAGTTCGGCGCGGTACTGAAAAAGCGCGGGATGGAGGCTTTCGAGCTGCCTTCCGGCGCAGGCCATGACGCCATGATGATGCACCGCATCACCGACGTGGCGATGCTGTTCGTACGCTGCGGCAATGGCGGCATCAGCCACAACCCGCTGGAAACCATCACCGCCGAGGACGCGCAGCTGGCGGCCGAAGTCTTCGTCGACTTCCTGCGCCACTTCCAGCCGTTAGGCTGA